One Spirochaeta africana DSM 8902 genomic window carries:
- a CDS encoding phosphomannomutase yields the protein MKQDATGYVDPRTTLFLGSSTCELPLPAPDDLQKLLNTAIISSSGWRFVAAESPEDQTELLTGDAATLAWLMASAAADYFAEASLSTILVACDSRPTGPQIATIAIRALLARGLQVRYSFICPSPEVMAFAAREPELDGFVYISASHNPPGWNGFKLGGSGGGVFDGRTAADLATRLRGIAADMDTLQELHQQWEIVSPRETAAVLESAGIWKEAALQAYRDWTDLIAFTRDSELVSGLCSRIKTEPLGIVQDLNGSARCDSIDTELLGSLGCSVHQLNPGLRNFTHAIVPEGDSLMPCCRELERLHQQDEQYALGYVPDNDGDRGNLVIYDRRINAARPVAAQEVFALSTVAELSWLIYSNQLNMGSEGRLRERAAVVVNGATSLRVEAICRLFDVEVYRAEVGEANVVELAETLRSKGYVVRILGEGSNGGTIVHPARIRDPLNTLLALIKFLRLPPNSAGHTPWSIWADRCGSSAAAADLPGVLDSLPGFQTTGAYEDRALLHGATTDHGALKQAYERLFVQYWEKERQRLHKRYGFFSYRVFNTEGAQQRAGMGSEYRTGDQSGGLTVLFKDDSGIARGFFWMRGSKTEPVFRLMVDIATANPADEQELFQDHRALVEQANRDVLAATAERD from the coding sequence ATGAAACAAGATGCAACCGGCTATGTAGATCCCAGAACCACCCTGTTTTTAGGATCAAGCACCTGTGAGCTGCCCCTTCCTGCACCGGACGACCTGCAGAAGCTGCTGAACACCGCAATCATCTCTTCTTCGGGATGGCGTTTTGTTGCGGCCGAATCCCCGGAGGATCAGACAGAACTGCTGACCGGCGACGCCGCCACACTGGCATGGCTGATGGCAAGCGCTGCAGCCGACTATTTTGCCGAGGCCTCACTGTCGACGATCCTGGTTGCCTGTGACTCACGGCCCACCGGTCCACAGATTGCCACAATTGCAATCCGGGCGCTCTTGGCGCGGGGGCTCCAGGTCCGCTACAGTTTTATCTGCCCTTCACCAGAGGTAATGGCCTTTGCCGCCCGGGAACCGGAGCTGGATGGTTTTGTCTACATCAGCGCCAGTCACAACCCGCCCGGCTGGAACGGGTTCAAACTCGGCGGCAGCGGCGGCGGGGTTTTTGACGGTCGGACCGCAGCAGATCTTGCCACGCGGCTGCGCGGTATTGCCGCTGATATGGATACTCTTCAGGAGCTGCATCAGCAGTGGGAGATCGTGAGCCCGCGGGAGACCGCCGCCGTACTCGAATCGGCCGGGATCTGGAAGGAAGCTGCCCTGCAGGCATATCGTGACTGGACCGATCTGATAGCCTTCACTCGCGACAGTGAGCTGGTATCCGGATTGTGCAGCCGGATCAAGACTGAACCCCTGGGAATAGTGCAGGATCTGAACGGCAGCGCGCGGTGTGACAGCATTGACACCGAACTTCTTGGCAGTCTGGGGTGCAGCGTACATCAGCTGAACCCCGGTCTGAGAAACTTCACGCACGCTATTGTACCCGAGGGTGATAGCCTGATGCCGTGCTGCCGGGAGCTTGAGCGGCTTCACCAACAGGATGAGCAGTATGCCCTGGGATACGTCCCTGACAATGACGGAGATCGTGGAAATCTGGTAATCTACGACAGGCGCATCAATGCCGCCCGTCCGGTCGCGGCACAGGAGGTTTTTGCCCTGAGCACGGTTGCCGAGCTGAGTTGGCTGATCTACAGCAATCAGCTGAACATGGGCTCGGAAGGCCGACTGCGTGAGCGTGCCGCGGTGGTCGTGAACGGGGCCACCAGCCTGCGCGTAGAGGCTATCTGCCGACTGTTTGATGTCGAGGTATATCGCGCCGAGGTTGGCGAGGCTAATGTTGTCGAACTGGCCGAAACACTGCGGTCGAAAGGCTATGTAGTACGTATACTGGGTGAAGGTTCCAATGGAGGCACAATCGTCCATCCTGCCCGGATCAGGGATCCACTGAATACCCTGCTGGCATTGATCAAGTTTCTGCGACTGCCGCCCAACAGTGCGGGACACACACCATGGAGCATCTGGGCCGACCGCTGCGGCAGCAGCGCAGCAGCTGCCGATCTGCCGGGAGTACTGGACAGCCTGCCAGGATTTCAGACAACCGGGGCCTACGAAGACCGGGCACTCCTGCACGGCGCCACCACGGATCACGGTGCGCTTAAGCAAGCCTACGAGCGGTTGTTTGTACAGTACTGGGAAAAGGAGCGCCAGCGCCTTCATAAGCGATACGGCTTTTTCAGCTACCGGGTATTCAATACCGAGGGCGCGCAGCAGCGGGCCGGAATGGGCAGCGAGTACCGAACCGGGGATCAGTCAGGGGGCCTGACGGTGCTGTTCAAGGACGATTCCGGGATTGCCCGGGGATTTTTCTGGATGCGCGGCTCCAAAACCGAACCGGTGTTTCGCCTGATGGTAGACATTGCTACAGCGAATCCGGCCGATGAACAGGAGCTGTTCCAGGACCACCGCGCCCTGGTCGAGCAAGCCAACCGGGACGTGCTTGCCGCAACTGCAGAAAGGGATTAG
- a CDS encoding endonuclease III: MTLPVPEEPGITGFRSMVWEYYRTEGREFPWRDTRDPFAIFISEIMLQQTQTHRVLPKYTAFLEAFRSFSALAAADLADVLSLWTGLGYNRRAKYLRDAARIIMERFAGQLPTDPAELQQLPGVGPNTAGSLAAFVHDSPVVFIETNIRRVYLHYFFPDDGDVPDSKLLPLISETLDRQNPREWYYALMDLGVAVKAAVPNPNRRSRHYVRQAPFENSQRQLRGRVLRLVQQNPWTSLSEVAEQAGFPMMRVAQAVQALQEEGFIEQRDGKIRIKG; this comes from the coding sequence ATGACTCTCCCGGTCCCTGAAGAGCCCGGCATAACCGGTTTTCGCAGCATGGTATGGGAATATTATCGGACCGAAGGGCGGGAGTTCCCCTGGCGTGATACCCGTGATCCGTTTGCGATATTTATAAGTGAGATAATGCTGCAGCAGACCCAGACACATCGGGTACTGCCCAAATACACGGCATTCCTCGAGGCGTTCCGCAGCTTTTCCGCTCTGGCGGCCGCTGATCTGGCTGATGTTCTGTCGCTCTGGACCGGTCTGGGGTATAACCGGCGCGCCAAGTATCTGCGAGACGCAGCACGGATAATTATGGAACGGTTTGCCGGGCAGCTGCCGACAGATCCGGCGGAGCTTCAGCAGCTGCCGGGGGTTGGTCCCAACACTGCCGGATCCCTTGCCGCATTCGTCCATGACTCTCCGGTAGTGTTTATCGAAACCAACATCAGGCGGGTGTACCTGCATTATTTTTTTCCGGATGATGGTGATGTGCCGGATAGCAAATTGCTGCCGCTGATCAGCGAAACCCTGGATCGCCAAAATCCGCGTGAGTGGTACTATGCCCTGATGGATCTGGGGGTGGCAGTAAAAGCGGCGGTACCCAATCCTAACCGGCGCAGCCGTCATTATGTACGCCAGGCCCCGTTTGAAAACTCCCAGCGGCAGCTGCGCGGCCGGGTATTGCGTCTGGTGCAACAGAACCCCTGGACGTCACTGTCAGAGGTTGCCGAGCAGGCGGGATTTCCGATGATGCGGGTAGCCCAGGCGGTACAAGCCCTCCAGGAAGAGGGCTTTATCGAACAGCGTGACGGGAAGATCCGCATCAAGGGCTGA
- the cysS gene encoding cysteine--tRNA ligase, giving the protein MSLPNDLPIHIYNSKTRSREHFTPFYKDHIGMYVCGPTVYGDTHLGNARPPIIFDVVFRFFSLCGYRVRYVRNITDVGHLEDEQRDQGEDKLARTARLAKLEPMEVAQTYTNQYRTLLGRMGVLPPSIEPTASGHIIEQQEIIQRIMDAGYAYESKGSIYFDLKKFAADHPYGGLSGKNMEELLSGTRGTAGLDDKRSPLDFALWKSADPAHIMRWQSPWGVGFPGWHLECTAMSTKYLGETFDIHGGGLDLQFPHHEAEIAQNRAAYGSDPARFWMHNNMITIDGQKMSKSLGNFVTLHQLFNGSHPLFSKPYSPLTVRFFLLQAHYRSPIDLSDPALAAAEKGLQRLREGYSRLAALAGEPAIAGLEYGCDHGFLALDPSGRLRFSLDDQMHRPVWDLLGQDGGEAGTDSVAELCARCWQHLADDFNTAKAIADLFEMTHYAGRIEAGTADKPSEAELKLLYQTFTLFYLGVLGLGSESSGPDNRLEQVVQMLIEYRADARARKDYAASDRIRDALQELGISLLDGKDGTGFKIQ; this is encoded by the coding sequence ATGTCACTGCCAAACGATCTGCCAATCCATATTTACAACTCGAAGACACGCAGCCGGGAACACTTCACCCCCTTCTATAAGGACCACATCGGGATGTATGTATGCGGCCCTACGGTGTACGGTGATACCCATCTGGGGAATGCCCGCCCCCCGATCATATTTGATGTGGTATTCCGCTTTTTTTCCCTCTGCGGCTATCGCGTGCGCTATGTCCGCAATATTACCGATGTCGGGCACCTGGAGGATGAACAGCGGGATCAGGGCGAGGACAAGCTGGCCAGGACGGCTCGCCTGGCCAAGCTGGAACCGATGGAGGTAGCCCAGACATATACCAACCAGTACCGCACCCTGCTTGGCCGGATGGGGGTACTGCCCCCCAGCATTGAACCGACCGCTTCGGGGCACATCATTGAGCAGCAGGAGATTATTCAGCGCATTATGGACGCCGGCTACGCCTACGAAAGCAAGGGATCCATCTATTTTGACCTCAAGAAGTTTGCCGCTGACCACCCGTACGGGGGGTTATCCGGAAAAAACATGGAGGAACTGCTGTCTGGCACCCGCGGCACCGCCGGGCTCGACGACAAGCGCAGTCCGCTTGACTTCGCCCTGTGGAAATCTGCCGACCCGGCACATATCATGCGCTGGCAGTCCCCCTGGGGTGTCGGGTTTCCCGGCTGGCACCTTGAGTGCACCGCAATGAGTACCAAGTATCTCGGTGAGACCTTCGATATTCACGGCGGCGGACTGGATCTGCAGTTTCCCCATCATGAGGCAGAGATTGCCCAGAATCGGGCCGCCTACGGCAGCGATCCTGCCAGATTCTGGATGCACAACAACATGATCACCATCGACGGACAGAAAATGAGCAAGAGCCTGGGTAACTTTGTTACCCTGCACCAGTTGTTCAATGGCAGCCACCCATTGTTCAGCAAACCCTACAGCCCGCTTACGGTGCGCTTCTTTCTGCTGCAGGCCCATTATCGCAGCCCGATTGATCTCTCGGATCCGGCGCTGGCGGCGGCCGAGAAAGGGCTGCAGCGGCTGCGCGAAGGCTACTCCCGGCTGGCAGCGCTGGCCGGGGAACCCGCCATTGCCGGGCTCGAGTACGGGTGTGACCACGGCTTTCTGGCACTCGACCCCAGTGGTCGCCTGCGGTTCTCACTGGACGATCAGATGCATCGCCCGGTTTGGGATCTGCTTGGGCAGGACGGCGGTGAAGCCGGCACCGATAGTGTCGCCGAACTGTGCGCACGCTGCTGGCAGCATCTGGCCGATGACTTTAACACCGCCAAGGCCATCGCCGACCTGTTCGAGATGACCCACTACGCAGGACGAATCGAGGCCGGCACCGCAGATAAGCCTTCCGAGGCAGAGCTCAAGCTGTTATATCAGACCTTCACCCTGTTTTATCTTGGTGTTCTGGGACTCGGCAGTGAATCGTCAGGGCCGGACAATCGCCTTGAGCAGGTGGTTCAGATGCTTATTGAATACCGGGCCGATGCCCGGGCCCGCAAGGATTACGCCGCGTCCGACCGGATTCGCGATGCACTGCAGGAGCTGGGAATCTCGTTGCTGGACGGCAAGGACGGCACCGGCTTTAAAATCCAGTAG